One genomic segment of Nonomuraea coxensis DSM 45129 includes these proteins:
- a CDS encoding helix-turn-helix transcriptional regulator produces the protein MLDSTAAGRGGMAVIRGPLVGGKTAVLHELGMRSIAAGVRLVRAGCTPAERSLDWGVADQILGRGAAERLTAHRDGDAVEEVCDSLFQMAEANPVLLAIDDVDLADDPSLQAILAMAPQLANTRMMIAVTICPDRPPARLLDVAGTLLRLPGVQLVELPLLPRPAVRRFAAEHLGAETADQIADDLYRFSGGSPLLVRALIEDQEAGAPGLAVGDSFMSAVATCVHGFEPEAVRVAEAVAVLGEHATPDAVGELVGIAPSAAMRSMGMLARAGLLARGRFRHEAGGRAVLGRMTSYGRMDLLRRAAEIVYRRGGPLPAVATHLLEAGWSGEEWAYDVLVDAGRQAFREGDFVAVMKCLRLALASGWGRPGRLDVKVMLAAAEWRVDPAVAARHLPDLLDAARSGALRGSHGAELFRQFLWYGRFADAGELIDRLRPAVADRDADVSLIGMCHVHPALLDRLPRSARGSTGHTIEDARRILHQAEPTDEAMDSIISALMALLLGGVPDVATSCETLLKEPRVTKAPTWKAIISAVQAEAAWRKGDLAGAEAHAREALTILQPSGWGVAIGAPLSTLLHAQTAMGHLDDAKATVDVPMPRETAETAFGIGYELARAHYHLATDQPRIAFAGFQACGQAIQRWGCSLSCVFPWRLGAAQACLQLGWRRRAADLVTAQILDTAPDDLRTYGIALRLLAQLSKPGQRRQLLMESVNALETAQDRYQLALALSDVAGNFQLKGGKHEARAYWVRAQELARECNAKPLMRRLAAEHDHAEAAPLSGAERRVAVLAARGHTNREIAEALYITRSTVEQHLTRIYRKLNIQTRGDLSDLFAAYIAEEATTTAGRTA, from the coding sequence TTGCTCGATTCCACCGCGGCCGGCCGCGGTGGAATGGCCGTCATCAGGGGGCCTCTGGTCGGCGGCAAGACCGCCGTCCTCCACGAGTTGGGCATGCGGTCCATCGCGGCGGGGGTCCGGCTGGTCAGGGCCGGATGCACGCCGGCGGAGCGGTCGCTGGATTGGGGAGTCGCCGACCAGATCCTGGGCCGGGGGGCGGCGGAGCGGCTGACCGCTCACAGAGACGGCGATGCGGTCGAGGAGGTCTGTGACTCCCTGTTCCAGATGGCCGAGGCGAACCCGGTCCTCCTGGCGATCGACGACGTGGATCTCGCCGATGATCCGTCCCTGCAGGCCATCCTGGCCATGGCGCCCCAGCTGGCGAACACCAGGATGATGATCGCCGTCACGATCTGCCCGGACCGGCCGCCGGCCCGGCTCCTCGACGTCGCCGGGACCTTGCTGCGACTGCCCGGCGTCCAGCTGGTCGAACTGCCGCTCCTGCCCCGTCCGGCGGTCAGGCGGTTCGCCGCCGAGCATCTCGGGGCGGAGACGGCCGACCAGATCGCCGACGACCTCTACCGCTTCAGCGGCGGCAGCCCGCTGCTGGTCCGGGCGCTGATCGAGGATCAGGAGGCCGGCGCGCCCGGACTCGCGGTCGGCGACTCCTTCATGAGCGCGGTGGCCACCTGCGTTCACGGCTTCGAGCCGGAGGCCGTCCGGGTCGCGGAGGCGGTGGCCGTCCTCGGCGAGCACGCCACGCCGGACGCGGTGGGCGAACTCGTGGGCATCGCTCCTTCCGCCGCGATGCGATCGATGGGGATGCTGGCGCGCGCCGGGCTCCTGGCCCGGGGGCGCTTCCGCCATGAGGCGGGGGGCCGGGCCGTACTCGGGCGCATGACCTCGTACGGCAGGATGGACCTCCTCCGGCGGGCCGCGGAGATCGTCTATCGGCGGGGAGGCCCCTTGCCGGCCGTGGCCACGCACCTGCTGGAGGCGGGCTGGTCGGGTGAGGAGTGGGCTTACGACGTCCTCGTCGACGCGGGACGGCAGGCGTTCCGCGAGGGTGATTTCGTCGCTGTCATGAAGTGCTTGCGGCTCGCCCTGGCGTCCGGCTGGGGAAGACCCGGCCGGCTGGACGTGAAGGTGATGCTCGCCGCGGCGGAGTGGCGCGTCGACCCGGCCGTGGCGGCACGTCACCTGCCCGATCTGCTCGACGCCGCGCGCTCGGGCGCGTTACGTGGCTCTCACGGGGCGGAGCTGTTCCGCCAGTTCCTCTGGTACGGCCGGTTCGCGGACGCGGGGGAGCTGATCGATCGGCTGCGGCCGGCCGTCGCCGACAGGGACGCCGACGTGTCCTTGATCGGGATGTGCCATGTCCACCCGGCACTTCTCGACAGATTACCCCGCTCCGCCCGCGGCTCGACGGGCCACACCATCGAGGACGCGCGACGCATCCTGCATCAGGCGGAGCCGACGGACGAAGCGATGGACAGCATCATCTCGGCCCTGATGGCCCTGCTGCTAGGGGGCGTGCCGGACGTGGCGACCTCCTGCGAGACGCTCCTCAAGGAGCCGAGGGTGACGAAGGCGCCCACCTGGAAGGCGATCATCTCCGCCGTCCAGGCGGAGGCGGCGTGGCGCAAGGGCGACCTCGCGGGGGCCGAGGCGCATGCGCGGGAGGCGCTGACCATCCTGCAGCCGAGCGGCTGGGGCGTCGCGATCGGTGCGCCACTCAGCACCCTGCTCCACGCCCAGACCGCGATGGGCCACCTCGACGACGCGAAGGCGACCGTGGACGTGCCGATGCCCCGGGAGACGGCGGAGACCGCCTTCGGGATCGGCTACGAGCTGGCGAGGGCGCATTACCACCTGGCCACGGATCAGCCTCGCATCGCTTTCGCCGGCTTCCAGGCGTGCGGGCAGGCGATCCAGCGATGGGGATGCAGCCTGTCCTGCGTCTTCCCCTGGCGCCTCGGCGCGGCACAAGCGTGTCTGCAGCTGGGCTGGCGTCGCAGGGCGGCCGATCTGGTCACGGCCCAGATCCTCGACACCGCCCCCGATGACCTGCGAACGTACGGGATCGCCCTCCGTCTGCTCGCTCAGCTGAGCAAGCCCGGCCAGCGCCGGCAGTTGCTGATGGAGTCCGTGAACGCGCTCGAGACCGCCCAGGATCGCTACCAGCTGGCCCTCGCCCTCTCCGACGTCGCCGGGAACTTCCAGCTGAAGGGCGGCAAGCACGAGGCCCGGGCCTACTGGGTCCGGGCGCAGGAGCTGGCCCGCGAATGCAACGCGAAGCCCTTGATGAGGAGGCTCGCCGCTGAGCACGACCACGCTGAGGCCGCACCGTTGAGCGGCGCCGAACGGCGAGTCGCCGTCCTCGCCGCCCGCGGGCACACGAACCGTGAGATCGCCGAGGCGCTCTACATCACGCGGAGCACCGTCGAACAGCACCTCACCAGGATCTATCGGAAGCTGAACATACAGACTCGCGGTGACCTGAGCGACCTCTTCGCCGCCTACATCGCGGAGGAGGCGACGACCACAGCCGGCCGCACGGCGTGA
- a CDS encoding SGNH/GDSL hydrolase family protein, with protein sequence MGNHMVNRRHLFGLAGAGGAALTISGLSPTPAHAAAPHPPAAWPTEFVEVTPSIEGDIAWYDVSHWGVEGKGWSDTAASYDRLPAKAEGVVTPEVWVRSRNSSGLLTRFVTDSTIFRARYRLSLATVAMYHMPAIGHSGVDLYARTPAGHDAWLANTHPAAQNVDQQMGIAVDPGERLYTAYLPLYNSPQRLEIGVQAGAKFLGVAPRTTPPAVFYGSSIMQGGVASRPGMSITALLGRRFDVPTVNLGFSGNARMEPEIAELLTELDASVYVVDSSPNMNPQQIAERAEPFVRILRAARPDTPIVLVEDRRYGDGQFVEFRRTRNAQNAAALRTACTNLRRSGVRGLSYLSAAELPGPEELVDGSHPSDLGMATYADAYEKVLRPVLKRQGH encoded by the coding sequence ATGGGCAACCACATGGTCAATCGACGTCATCTCTTCGGGCTCGCGGGCGCCGGCGGCGCCGCCCTCACGATCTCCGGCCTGTCACCGACGCCGGCGCACGCCGCCGCCCCGCACCCGCCCGCCGCGTGGCCCACCGAGTTCGTCGAGGTGACGCCCAGCATCGAGGGCGACATCGCCTGGTACGACGTCTCGCACTGGGGCGTCGAGGGCAAGGGCTGGTCCGACACGGCGGCCTCCTACGACCGGCTCCCGGCCAAGGCCGAAGGCGTCGTGACCCCCGAGGTCTGGGTGCGCAGCCGCAACTCCTCGGGGCTCCTGACCCGGTTCGTCACCGACTCGACCATCTTCCGGGCCCGCTACCGGCTCAGCCTGGCCACCGTCGCGATGTACCACATGCCGGCCATCGGCCACAGCGGCGTGGACCTGTACGCGCGCACCCCGGCAGGACACGACGCCTGGCTCGCCAACACGCACCCTGCGGCGCAGAACGTCGACCAGCAGATGGGCATCGCGGTCGACCCGGGAGAGCGCCTCTACACCGCCTACCTGCCGCTGTACAACAGCCCGCAGCGGCTGGAGATCGGCGTCCAGGCCGGCGCCAAGTTCCTCGGGGTCGCACCGCGCACCACCCCGCCCGCCGTCTTCTACGGCAGCTCGATCATGCAGGGCGGCGTGGCGTCCAGGCCCGGCATGTCCATCACCGCGCTCCTGGGCCGCCGCTTCGACGTCCCCACCGTCAACCTGGGCTTCTCCGGCAACGCGCGGATGGAGCCCGAGATCGCCGAGCTGCTCACCGAGCTCGACGCGTCCGTCTACGTGGTCGACAGCTCCCCCAACATGAACCCGCAGCAGATCGCGGAACGCGCCGAACCCTTCGTCCGCATCCTGCGCGCGGCCCGCCCTGACACGCCCATCGTGCTCGTCGAGGACCGCCGGTACGGGGACGGCCAGTTCGTCGAGTTCCGCCGCACCCGCAACGCCCAGAACGCAGCCGCCCTGCGCACGGCCTGCACGAACCTGCGCCGCTCCGGCGTCAGAGGTCTCTCCTACCTCTCGGCCGCCGAGCTCCCCGGGCCTGAGGAACTGGTGGACGGCTCGCACCCGAGCGACCTCGGCATGGCGACGTACGCCGACGCGTACGAGAAGGTCCTGCGCCCGGTCCTGAAGAGACAAGGCCACTGA
- a CDS encoding GntR family transcriptional regulator: MKGLEGVDVSDADARRGRKHNMVRERIMSLLEDLNVGDPIPPERVLEEDCGVSRLTVRRAVDDLVRDGHLIRRQGSGTYVARPTITQSPTASSFSMGLRRRGITPSTRVVGVERSDAGVRMSWRLQIAPSDTTVTIRRLRLADGDPIALATTTLPDALVPGLPAEELEEKSLYQVLSDLYGLKVAAGTQTIEPTVLSQEESAVLDAPPYSPAFLFRTATRTSDGVPIEFTQTLFRGDRYMITSELDLTSTLEEDLGHPRGVTHKATSLG; encoded by the coding sequence ATGAAGGGGTTGGAGGGGGTGGACGTGAGCGACGCGGACGCTCGTCGCGGGCGCAAGCACAACATGGTCCGCGAGCGGATCATGAGCCTGCTCGAAGACCTCAACGTGGGAGATCCGATCCCGCCCGAGCGCGTGCTCGAAGAGGACTGCGGCGTCTCCCGGCTCACGGTGCGGCGCGCCGTCGACGACCTGGTCAGGGACGGTCATCTCATCCGCAGGCAGGGCAGCGGCACCTACGTCGCGCGGCCCACGATCACCCAGTCGCCGACGGCGTCGTCGTTCTCGATGGGGCTGCGCCGGCGCGGCATCACGCCCTCGACCCGCGTCGTCGGCGTGGAGCGCTCCGACGCGGGCGTCCGCATGAGCTGGCGGCTGCAGATCGCGCCGTCCGACACGACCGTGACGATTCGCCGGCTGCGGCTGGCCGACGGCGACCCGATCGCGCTCGCCACCACGACGCTCCCCGACGCGCTGGTGCCCGGCCTGCCCGCCGAGGAGCTGGAGGAGAAGTCCCTCTACCAGGTGCTCTCCGACCTCTACGGCCTGAAGGTGGCGGCGGGCACGCAGACCATCGAGCCGACGGTGCTCAGTCAGGAGGAGTCGGCCGTGCTGGACGCGCCGCCGTACTCTCCCGCGTTCCTCTTCAGGACCGCGACCCGCACGTCGGACGGCGTTCCGATCGAGTTCACCCAGACGTTGTTCCGCGGCGACCGCTACATGATCACATCGGAGCTGGACCTCACGTCGACCCTGGAGGAGGACCTCGGGCACCCCCGCGGAGTGACCCACAAGGCGACGTCCTTGGGATGA
- a CDS encoding ABC transporter substrate-binding protein produces the protein MHTSLLRVAAGALSLALLMFGSACGSGGDDAASASGGTLTWYTPMPEEPARRLAEAFKAESGIEVEVLRQSAGELLARLKAEAGRPAADVIGLASGDAGPLAKEKLIRSFKPTAEGIDKRFVDPEGYWHANELILMTVGVNADRWKEETGGAPLPTTWDELLRPDLKGQLVMPNPTLSGTGYTFVATQIFRHGDEAGAWKFLDEFHKLIGQYTDSGGAPSQLVATGEYAAGVSFAHDLLNVRGAGFPIELVYPKPTGVVISGNALVQGSPNPQGGATFVQWLQGKKASQMIVDLVHSYPVRSDVDLPDGAQGLAELDLVDYDPVRAGQMRDAVSKEFAKRYGV, from the coding sequence ATGCACACGTCCCTGTTACGAGTCGCCGCGGGCGCGCTCTCCCTCGCACTCCTCATGTTCGGGTCGGCCTGCGGATCCGGCGGCGACGACGCCGCATCCGCGTCCGGCGGCACGCTGACCTGGTACACGCCGATGCCCGAGGAACCCGCCCGGCGGCTGGCCGAGGCGTTCAAGGCCGAGTCGGGCATCGAGGTCGAGGTGCTGCGCCAGAGCGCCGGCGAGCTCCTGGCGCGGCTGAAGGCCGAGGCCGGCCGCCCCGCGGCCGACGTGATCGGCCTGGCCAGCGGGGACGCCGGGCCGCTCGCCAAGGAGAAGCTGATCCGGTCGTTCAAGCCCACGGCCGAGGGCATCGACAAGCGGTTCGTCGACCCCGAGGGCTACTGGCACGCCAACGAGCTCATCCTGATGACCGTCGGCGTCAACGCCGACCGGTGGAAGGAGGAGACCGGCGGAGCCCCGCTCCCGACGACGTGGGACGAGCTGCTGCGCCCCGACCTGAAGGGCCAGCTCGTCATGCCGAACCCGACGCTGTCCGGCACCGGGTACACGTTCGTGGCGACGCAGATCTTCCGCCACGGCGACGAGGCGGGCGCGTGGAAGTTCCTCGACGAGTTCCACAAGCTGATCGGCCAGTACACCGACAGCGGGGGAGCGCCGTCGCAGCTGGTCGCCACCGGCGAGTACGCCGCCGGCGTCTCCTTCGCCCACGACCTGCTCAACGTGCGCGGGGCCGGGTTCCCCATCGAGCTCGTCTACCCCAAGCCCACCGGCGTCGTCATCTCCGGCAACGCGCTCGTCCAGGGGTCGCCGAACCCCCAGGGCGGCGCGACGTTCGTCCAGTGGCTCCAGGGCAAGAAGGCGTCCCAGATGATCGTCGACCTCGTCCACTCCTACCCCGTGCGGAGCGACGTGGACCTGCCCGACGGCGCACAGGGTCTCGCCGAGCTCGACCTGGTGGACTACGACCCGGTGCGCGCGGGCCAGATGCGCGACGCGGTGTCCAAGGAGTTCGCCAAGCGGTACGGGGTCTGA
- a CDS encoding ABC transporter permease produces MPSTTRQAAVPEERTERAPGTRPDWQRRSRRRLLADRITVGTLVAYVAGLLLLLVLVPTVAMLFEPDGEAWSRLAEPRVATAAKNTVVIGVASTLSATVVGFLFAYALSRPDIRGRAVLRVMALLPLISPPFVVGLAVLLLFGRRGLITHELLGLDISLLGLGGLWLVQTLAFFPMATLTLLPTLKNIGSTLEWAGRDLGWTWFQTFRRVTLPLAFPTILNALLLVGMFVITDFGNPVLIGAGYQVLSVEAYVQAVGRQDFGMAAVLCVLLFVPTLILFLIQRRVLARRSAVTVSGKTGSLPPAPLPAAARRGLLTVLGLVSVLMILIYGSILAGSFTRAWGADWSLTLDHWQTALLRGDDIRNSALFSATAAIITTISTLVAAYVVHRTRVFGRGVMDGLAVLPSAIPGTMIGISWLLTFNEPPIALTGTALILVLVMVVRAIPVGYRTAVTTINQISPSIDEAATDLGASRARVIVQIMFPLLGGAFTTSLVFGFLHAINTLSAVIFLTSPGIGLGAPTIVNLAEFGQWGAATGVAAGLMVVSFAGLAVAKLALGSRLRLYDL; encoded by the coding sequence GTGCCCTCGACGACCCGCCAGGCCGCCGTGCCGGAAGAGCGGACGGAGCGGGCCCCCGGGACCCGGCCGGACTGGCAGCGGCGCAGCCGCAGACGCCTGCTGGCCGACCGGATCACGGTGGGCACGCTCGTCGCCTACGTCGCCGGCCTGCTCCTCCTCCTCGTCCTCGTGCCGACGGTCGCCATGCTGTTCGAGCCCGACGGCGAGGCATGGAGCCGGCTCGCCGAGCCGCGCGTGGCGACGGCCGCGAAGAACACCGTCGTCATCGGCGTGGCCTCGACGCTGAGCGCCACCGTGGTCGGCTTCCTGTTCGCCTATGCCCTCAGCCGGCCCGACATCAGGGGCCGGGCCGTGCTGCGGGTGATGGCCCTGCTCCCGCTGATCTCGCCGCCGTTCGTCGTCGGCCTGGCGGTGCTGCTGCTGTTCGGGCGGCGCGGTCTGATCACGCACGAGCTGCTCGGCCTGGACATCAGCCTCCTCGGCCTCGGCGGGCTCTGGCTCGTCCAGACGCTCGCCTTCTTCCCCATGGCCACGCTGACCCTGCTGCCGACGCTGAAGAACATCGGCTCCACCCTGGAGTGGGCCGGCCGGGACCTCGGCTGGACGTGGTTCCAGACCTTCCGCCGGGTCACGCTGCCGCTGGCGTTCCCCACGATCCTGAACGCGCTGCTGCTCGTCGGCATGTTCGTCATCACCGACTTCGGCAACCCCGTCCTCATCGGCGCCGGGTACCAGGTGCTCTCGGTCGAGGCGTACGTGCAGGCGGTGGGCCGGCAGGACTTCGGGATGGCGGCGGTGCTGTGCGTGCTGTTGTTCGTACCGACGCTGATCCTCTTCCTGATCCAGCGCCGCGTCCTCGCGCGGCGCTCGGCCGTCACCGTGTCGGGGAAGACGGGGAGCCTGCCGCCCGCGCCGCTGCCCGCGGCGGCGCGGCGCGGGCTCCTCACCGTCCTCGGCCTGGTCAGCGTCCTGATGATCCTCATCTACGGGAGCATCCTGGCCGGCTCGTTCACCCGGGCGTGGGGCGCCGACTGGAGCCTCACGCTGGACCACTGGCAGACGGCACTCCTGCGCGGTGACGACATCCGCAACTCCGCGCTGTTCTCCGCCACGGCGGCGATCATCACGACGATCAGCACGCTGGTCGCCGCGTACGTCGTGCACCGCACGCGGGTCTTCGGCCGAGGCGTGATGGACGGGCTCGCGGTGCTGCCGTCGGCGATCCCCGGGACGATGATCGGCATCTCGTGGCTGCTCACGTTCAACGAGCCGCCGATCGCTCTGACCGGCACCGCGCTGATCCTGGTGCTGGTCATGGTCGTGCGGGCCATCCCGGTCGGCTACCGCACCGCGGTGACCACCATCAACCAGATCAGCCCGTCGATCGACGAGGCCGCCACCGACCTCGGCGCCTCGCGCGCCCGGGTCATCGTCCAGATCATGTTCCCCCTGCTGGGCGGCGCGTTCACCACGTCGCTCGTGTTCGGGTTCCTGCACGCGATCAACACGCTGAGTGCCGTGATCTTCCTGACCTCGCCGGGCATCGGCCTGGGCGCGCCCACCATCGTCAACCTCGCCGAGTTCGGCCAGTGGGGCGCCGCGACCGGCGTCGCGGCCGGCCTGATGGTGGTCAGCTTCGCCGGGCTCGCCGTCGCGAAGCTCGCCCTCGGCTCCCGGCTGCGGCTCTACGACCTGTGA
- a CDS encoding ABC transporter ATP-binding protein translates to MIELKSLCKSFDGVPAVRDLDLVVGRGEFLCLLGSSGCGKSTTLRMIAGFIQPDSGSVLIDGVDVSGYGPDARPTSMVFQDYAIFPHLTVAENIEFGLKAQKLAKDERARRTGEALDLVGLTGLGGRRPNELSGGQQQRVAVARSLAIRPSVLLMDEPLSNLDAKTRIQLRTQLREIQRDTGTTIVYVTHDQEEALALGDRIAVMKDGSLEQLGSGHEIYLAPSNGYVADFVGITNWLAGEYAGGPDESWEVNVAGAVLRATPAATSSSVSPGSPVDVSVRPEDVSLSEEDAPGEGVLSGVVRDVQFLGPVVRTYVEAGGSVLIVHSAQSGWSPGANVRLSIGKGAARAFPRVEGAWRPPEAAARPVVAAAAS, encoded by the coding sequence ATGATCGAACTGAAGTCGTTGTGCAAGTCGTTCGACGGGGTGCCGGCCGTTCGCGACCTCGACCTCGTCGTCGGCCGCGGCGAGTTCCTCTGCCTCCTCGGCTCCAGCGGGTGCGGCAAGAGCACCACGTTGCGGATGATCGCCGGGTTCATCCAGCCGGACAGCGGGAGCGTGCTCATCGACGGCGTGGACGTGTCCGGCTACGGGCCCGACGCGCGGCCGACGTCCATGGTGTTCCAGGACTACGCGATCTTCCCGCACCTCACCGTCGCGGAGAACATCGAGTTCGGGCTGAAGGCGCAGAAACTGGCCAAGGACGAGCGAGCCCGCCGTACCGGGGAGGCGCTGGACCTGGTCGGCCTCACGGGACTCGGCGGCCGGCGGCCGAACGAGCTCTCTGGCGGGCAGCAGCAGCGCGTCGCCGTCGCCCGGTCGCTGGCGATCCGGCCGTCGGTGCTGCTCATGGACGAGCCGCTGTCCAACCTCGACGCGAAGACCCGCATCCAGCTGCGCACCCAGCTGCGCGAGATCCAGCGCGACACCGGGACGACGATCGTCTACGTCACCCACGACCAGGAGGAGGCGCTGGCCCTGGGCGACCGGATCGCCGTCATGAAGGACGGCTCGCTCGAACAGCTCGGCAGCGGGCACGAGATCTACCTGGCCCCGTCCAACGGGTACGTCGCCGACTTCGTCGGCATCACGAACTGGCTGGCGGGGGAGTACGCCGGCGGGCCGGACGAGTCGTGGGAGGTGAACGTCGCCGGAGCGGTGCTCCGCGCGACGCCCGCGGCCACGTCGTCCTCGGTCTCTCCCGGCTCGCCCGTCGATGTGTCCGTACGCCCTGAGGACGTGTCGCTCAGTGAGGAGGACGCCCCCGGTGAGGGGGTGCTGAGCGGCGTCGTCCGCGACGTGCAGTTCCTCGGCCCGGTCGTCCGCACCTACGTCGAGGCCGGCGGCTCGGTGCTGATCGTGCACTCGGCGCAGAGCGGCTGGTCGCCAGGAGCGAACGTCCGGCTGAGCATCGGCAAGGGCGCGGCGCGGGCGTTCCCCAGGGTCGAGGGCGCGTGGCGCCCACCGGAAGCCGCCGCCCGGCCCGTCGTCGCGGCCGCGGCGAGCTGA
- a CDS encoding phosphatase, whose protein sequence is MGIAQEEADLRDLLVERSLSGGIRTVRRQSLAYAHKMLEGDPDNTFGLEDWRTASIDEVVTAVEAGIGDRITDGDPGLGYIAPEHTLAGIRAHADALAPFLRDGGGTVLLATGHPTGLLDHYADLARALRNAGNRIVRVLDDHRLDRAVGAHAAGETGIRFFGGVACAFHDEAILHTHRPDYMEAMIAAVAAGGVRIDLVIADHGMAGAAIAAGLHTLSIADANDVALFLARARGRHEYVLPIEDNFTPAEFAPVAAYMLRRATGIAV, encoded by the coding sequence ATGGGCATCGCACAGGAAGAGGCGGACCTGCGTGACCTGCTCGTCGAGCGGAGCCTGTCCGGCGGCATCAGGACCGTCCGCCGGCAGTCCCTGGCGTACGCGCACAAGATGCTCGAAGGAGACCCCGACAACACCTTCGGCCTGGAGGACTGGCGTACCGCGTCCATCGACGAGGTCGTGACCGCCGTCGAGGCCGGCATCGGCGACCGCATCACGGACGGCGACCCCGGGCTCGGGTACATCGCGCCCGAGCACACGCTGGCCGGCATCAGGGCGCACGCCGACGCCCTCGCACCCTTCCTGCGGGACGGCGGCGGCACGGTGCTGCTGGCGACCGGGCACCCGACCGGGCTGCTCGACCACTACGCCGACCTGGCGCGCGCGCTGCGGAACGCGGGCAACAGGATCGTCCGCGTTCTCGACGACCATCGGCTCGACCGCGCCGTCGGGGCCCACGCCGCCGGCGAGACGGGAATCCGGTTCTTCGGCGGGGTCGCATGCGCCTTCCACGACGAGGCGATCCTGCACACCCACCGGCCCGACTACATGGAGGCCATGATCGCCGCGGTGGCCGCCGGCGGCGTGCGGATCGATCTCGTCATCGCCGACCACGGCATGGCGGGCGCGGCGATCGCGGCCGGCCTGCACACGCTGTCGATCGCCGACGCCAACGACGTCGCCCTGTTCCTGGCGCGCGCCAGGGGACGGCACGAGTACGTCCTGCCGATCGAGGACAACTTCACGCCCGCCGAGTTCGCGCCGGTGGCCGCGTACATGCTCCGGCGCGCGACCGGTATCGCTGTTTGA